In the Granulosicoccus antarcticus IMCC3135 genome, CGTCTGGTACCTGCAAACAACGTGCGTTTCGAGGGTGGGCGGGTCACCTATGTACTGCCACTTGGAGATATCAACCAGGACGGGCTGGACGACTTCGCGTTGCGTTATTCCTACCCACAAGGTGCTGATGTTGAAGGCGATCGATCCTTTGACATGCTGATTGTCTATGGAGCTACTGATGGTATTGTTTCGGTGGAAGCTTTCGATGCTGAGACCTCAACCAGTGCTGGCACACGTTTCGCCGACTCGTTGATTCAGGAAACTGCGGGTGATTTCAATGCCGATGGCGTGACCGATCTTGTTATCGCATCAGAAACGATCGAGGGTAATCGTACCGTGTATAGCGAAGGTGTGTTGCTGGGCCAGGATTGGCAGTCTCAGTCGAGCTTTAGTGCTGCTGAACTGGCAGAGCACACCATCACCTTCACGGGATATGGTGCTGACTTTGGTTCCATCAAATTACATTCCGCAGGAGACTTCAATGGCGATGGCTTTGATGACCTGCTGGTAGAGGATGCAGCGCGAATGATCTTGATACCGGCAGGGATTGTCGGATCAGTAAACATTATTGACCTGAATGATCTGCCTGCAGGTTCTGTGGAATTCAGAGCCAGTTCTGAGACCGATGCTGTCTACACCTACGAGTATCTGGATAGCCAGGCCGATGTTAATGGCGACGGATTTGATGACTTACTGGTTTACAGTCAGTCTGCCGGTGTAAGGGTACTTTTTGGGAAGGCTCAGTTCTGAGAAGAGCGTTTACTAGCCCGGAATGGTCTTGAATAATCCGGGCTGGCTTCTAAGCCATCGTATGCGCAACCTTGTTTGCCGGCTTGCCAGAGGAGCCTATTACCGTCAGCACGGTGAGTAGGCTCGCGAGAGCCACTATCCAGAAAACACCATTGGCCGCTCCACGATCCAGCAGGAAGCCAAAGATGGGTGGTGCGATGATGCCACCCAGATTAAAGCCGGTAGAGACAAAGCCGAACACCGTACCAGCCTGGCCTGGGGGTGTGAGTGAACGCACGAGCATGTCGCGCGAGGGGGCAATGGCGCCACTGGCGAATCCGCATAACGCAAACAGCGTGCCGCTGAGCCAGATACCCGGCGTCATCCAGGCCAGGAGCGAGATACCCGCGGCGATGAACAGCAGGCAGGCGACAATCGTTTTCTGAAAATCACGTTTGCCATCGGCTATCCGACCTCCTGCCAGAACGCCTAAGGGTGAGGCAAACAACCAGGCGGAAATCAGAGTTCCAGCCAGAGTCAGACTGAATCCGTGCTGCTCATGTAAGGCGGTGACGCCAAAACCTGTCACGCCTCTACCGACCAGTGTCAGGCCGATGAAAAACGCTACCGACATGAGAATGGGGCGAGACAGCAGCAGATGACGACGTGCCAGTGCCGCTTCAGATTTGCTGTTGATCGGCTGGGTGGGCGCTGGTGCGGCATCGACTTTTAGAGCTGTCGCCTCATGTACAGCCTCAGCCTTGCTGGAAGCAGAGTTCGCTGCCGATTCAGACGATTCGGTACCGGTGTTGAACCAGGCACGGCGACTGTACAAGACCCCCGCAATAACAACGCCTAGCAGGCCGCAAATCATTAATGCATGCTGCCAGCCGTACAATGAGGCCAGCAGCAATACGGTCAATGGCGCCATGGCTTCGCCAAAATGACCTGCCGCCGTGTGATAGGAAAACGCCCGACCCATTCGCTCTGGTAGGGCAACGGCATTCAGAATGGCGTAGTCGGCAGGATGATAGACAGCATTGCCTAATCCGGCCACACCCATCAGAAAGACGAATGCGCCATAAACTGGCCAGACACCTATCAACGAAAAAGCCAGACCCTCTAACGCCAAGCCGATGATAAGTACCCATCCAGCTCCGATACGATCCACAAACACCCCCATCGGAGCCTGAGCCAGCCCTGTCATGAGGCTGAACATGGTGATCCCGAATCCCAGTTGGGTGTAACTGATCTGCATGGCTTCGCTGATTACCGGCAACAATGGTGGTAGCAGCAACATGTAGAAGTGACTGAAAAAGTGGGCTATGCAGATCAGCGCTATAGCCCACCGGCCGTGGTTCTGTGTTGAGGAATCTGAGAAGGGCACAGGCAAACGCACTCTGAGTTGAATTCCGTATCAATTCAGTTAACCACGTTCAATATCCCGACGGCAATATATCGCGGCCATTTTCCTGGCCGAAACCCTCAAGTTCAACCTGCACTTATCCGCAGCTGTCGGCCGAAACCTGCGTGTTGATTGGAACCGCACACTGAGACAAAGCCTGTGCTGCCGATAGTGCCGGAAATAGCTGAGTGTTCAATGTCGCCCCGGTCCTCGAATCGAGCCTTGCCCGAAAAGCCCCTTCTTTTTTCCAGCCGCTCAAGAGGGTAAGATCCGCATCGACTCTGGCGCTATAGTGTTCGCCGTAGACATAGACGTCACTGGTAAAGCCCAGGGAGGAATCACTAGCCTGTCGAACAGGGCCGCTACGCACGATGAGATTCAGGCCATCCAGATTGACGCCGGCAAAGTCTGTACCGGCAGGATTTTCTATATCGGCAATGATGTGATAGGTACCTACATAGGCGCCAGTCTGCTCGAACAGCGACATGTCGAAAGCTGAATCATCGGGCGAGGGCGTTGCATCAGCGATGATGGCGACCTGATGGCCATTGACGAAACTGATGGATTCCATGTGATTCGAGGCATTCTCACCCGGTAACGGGAATTGCCAGGTGATCTGACCACTTTGCTCGATCCTCATCAGACGCCTGTCTGCCGGACTGAAGCAGTAGAAGGGGGCGCTGTCAGGTGAGGCTGTCAGCAGACAATCTGCAGGTGCGGCTGCGCTGGCCTCTGCACTCATCAGACCTCGAACGTAGGCGCCATGAAGTGTTGCTGTATCGGTGGCATCAGGTTTGGAATTGCTGACCAGATACACCATGTTGTTGCGCTTGCTGAACAGATACAACTCACCATCGGGGCCTTGTCCATAGCGAATGTCCACTCGATCATTGGTATTTACAAACCCGTCGGCTGATTGCACGATGGATTTCATGCTGCTGCTGATCGCCTCGGTTGCCGGGTTGTTATCGTGATCGAAGGCAATACCATCGCGCCAGGTCTTGGCAACGCTCAGGCTGCTGGGTGTACCTTGTGTCTTGGCTGCCAGTAAGTCCGATACCCGAGAATGGTAGATCTCGCCTGACTTGGGAAAGTCGACATAGAAGTAAAGACCGTCCAGTTCTGAACCATTCTCGACGATAAAGCCACCTCCCAGAGCCTGCCTGGTAAATGAGGCACCGACACTGCCGGTGTGGCCGTATTGTGCAACGGGGTAGATATATGAAAGAGTGGCATCATCAGCCGGCAAGGTGTCGATGCCGTCGCTCAAGCCGGGTTGCCCCAGTTGTAGATAAGCACCTTCTCGCTGCGACCAACCGTAGTCACCACCAGCCACAATCAGGTTGATCTCGTCGATATTGTCACGGCCATCCTCACCCACCAGTAGAGTGCCATCTTGCATGAAAGCCAGGTGATGCGGATTCCGATGTCCTAGCGACCAGACCTCATCAAGCATGGCAGAGTCACCGACGAACGGATTGCTTCCCGGCACCGAATAACCACTGGAACCATTGGCCAAAGGGTTGATGCGCAGAATCTTGCCCAGCGCGTTGTTGCCCTGACCACCGACTGTGGTTGTGGATTCCTGGCTGCCATCACCGTGAGCAATGTACAGCAGACCATAGTCGCTATCACCGGGACTTGTGGAAGGGTCAAAGGCGATCTGTTTGATCGGGTGATCGTACTCAGGTATGCCAACACGAAACACTTCACGGTAGCTGCTGGGGTCCACCGTCATGGTGTGGGTATTGACCGTCCATTCCACAAGCACGCTGTCAGCGTCCAGTGCAGCGGCATCCGACAGGTAGTGATGTTGTTCCGGGTCAGCCGGTCGCTCCTCTAGTAGTGATGCGTACAGCTTGCCGTTGCTGGTAAAATCCGGATGAAAGGCGATGCTTCTGACTCCGCCATGGAAGGGGTTATCGATATTCAATGCACGCCCGGTGCTGGCTTGAATGGCTGCCCCCATGTCGAACCACAGTGTGGCTTGACCTCCTGTAATTTCATGGATGCGCCCGTCTTGTTCATCGACAATGAAGAGCTTGTCACCCAGCGTGGTCATTGAGTTCCAGCGAGCAGGGTTGCCATCGCTGGCCAGAGGCATTTCGACAAAGGGTTCTATGTCGAGTGTCACGTCCGAATCGACCGGATCGAAGGCCCAGCTCACCTGATTGTTGGCATCGACCGTCGGGGCCATGGCCGCTGCTATCAAATCATTACCGGTAGTAGGCGGTTCTGGGTTGCTACTGTCTCCAGTGGTGGTCACTTGGACAACGGTGCTCGCACTTTCATTGCCATCATTGTCAATGGCAAGCACCTGGTATTCATAAGTGGTTCCGGGGCTCAAGGTATCTTCGTAATAGCTGTGCGCATCAAGGTTCTGCTGCAAGCGCTGACCATCGCGGTAGATATCGTAGCCGGTAACCCAACCATCGTCTTGGGAGGCTTGCCAGAAAATTTCGGCTTGAGTGCTCGAATACACATCAGCACGCAGTGCGCCCGGGGTGGTCGGGGCCTGGGCATCAACGGGTGGATTGGTGGTGCCACCGACTTGAAAGTTGTCGATGCGGACACCGCTGGTCAGATTGATGATGTGATAGTTACCGGGGTCAACCGTGCAACTGTTGCCACCTTCACAGACGGTTTGATAGTTGTTCGCGTTCTGTACTTGATACCAGTCGTCGCCTTGCCAGGAAAGGGTGTTGCCGTTGAGTGTGATGCCGGAGGAGGGCGGTGAGGCGTCGTCGACCACAATTCCGGTAAAACGCTTGCCTGTAGTAAGATTGATGACCCGATAACTGCCGTCGGCAACAATGCAAGACCTGCCACCTTGGCAGACGGAGGAATTGTCGGCTTCGGACTGCACCTGATACCAGCCGTCGTCAGGCCAGCTGATGGTATTGCCGCTGATCGTCACACCGGTGCTCGAAGCAGGTTCTGATGGCACGGTAATGCCCGTGAAACGCTGCCCATTAGTGTGATTGATGACGATATAGGTACCGTCGGGGACGGTACACTGGGTTGCGCCTTGGCACAGAGAATCGTAACTGGTCGCGGATTGAACCTGGTACCAGCCATCATCCGGGACTTCGATCACATTGCCGGTGACTGTCGGCTGTGCATTGGCCAAAGGTAGCCAAAGGATCATCGCACCGAGCAGAGTAAGCGTACTGCTTTGTGGTGAAACGAATTTTCCTGTTTTTTTCGTGCGGATAGTCGCCTGTGAGGCGCCTCCGGCGGTGAGATCAGCCTGGTCGCCAGAGTTGTAATTAAAATGAGGCGTAGTGTGTGACGACATGGTGAAATCCTCCTGGGGCTTGCGCAGGTATGTTTCACATGATTGTACTGAGTGTTACTGACTGGAAACCGGTTTTAATACCCGATTTTGATGGGCTACTTGCGCTCCGTGTGCCCTTTCAGGCACGTTGGAGCACAAGTAGAATATCAGTCCAAATGATTGCTCATTGATTCACGGCAGCGGTATGACGGCACCGTCGTTGGTGAACAGATGCCCGGCGGGAATATCCGTATTGGCAGGGACTGTTGCCCCATTATCAACGATCGAACCATCGCCAATCGTGACGCCTTCGCCCACTGTTGCTTGTCGACCGATCAAGACACGATTGCCAATGCTTGCCTGAGTGTTGATGACGGCAGCATTCATGATGAGTGAATTGTCGCCGATCTCGGTGTAACTACCGATAGTTACGGCACGTTGGACAATGCTGTTGTTGCCCAATCTGACAACAAAATCAAGCGTGCTGTTATTGTCGATGACCACGCCATTTCCACCGTTGAATCCACCGTTGATTGTCACTTTACGGCCAATGGTTACGTTGTCGCCGACGGAGCCACCTTCATCCCAACGGCTGTCGTTACCGAAAGAAAAGTCATTGCCGGCAGTCAGGCTCTGGCCAATCTCGGCACGAGCACCAATGGTGGCACGGTCTCCCAGGCTACGGATTCGTATTTTGGCGCCAGCACCGAGTGAGAGGC is a window encoding:
- a CDS encoding PQQ-dependent sugar dehydrogenase, translated to MSSHTTPHFNYNSGDQADLTAGGASQATIRTKKTGKFVSPQSSTLTLLGAMILWLPLANAQPTVTGNVIEVPDDGWYQVQSATSYDSLCQGATQCTVPDGTYIVINHTNGQRFTGITVPSEPASSTGVTISGNTISWPDDGWYQVQSEADNSSVCQGGRSCIVADGSYRVINLTTGKRFTGIVVDDASPPSSGITLNGNTLSWQGDDWYQVQNANNYQTVCEGGNSCTVDPGNYHIINLTSGVRIDNFQVGGTTNPPVDAQAPTTPGALRADVYSSTQAEIFWQASQDDGWVTGYDIYRDGQRLQQNLDAHSYYEDTLSPGTTYEYQVLAIDNDGNESASTVVQVTTTGDSSNPEPPTTGNDLIAAAMAPTVDANNQVSWAFDPVDSDVTLDIEPFVEMPLASDGNPARWNSMTTLGDKLFIVDEQDGRIHEITGGQATLWFDMGAAIQASTGRALNIDNPFHGGVRSIAFHPDFTSNGKLYASLLEERPADPEQHHYLSDAAALDADSVLVEWTVNTHTMTVDPSSYREVFRVGIPEYDHPIKQIAFDPSTSPGDSDYGLLYIAHGDGSQESTTTVGGQGNNALGKILRINPLANGSSGYSVPGSNPFVGDSAMLDEVWSLGHRNPHHLAFMQDGTLLVGEDGRDNIDEINLIVAGGDYGWSQREGAYLQLGQPGLSDGIDTLPADDATLSYIYPVAQYGHTGSVGASFTRQALGGGFIVENGSELDGLYFYVDFPKSGEIYHSRVSDLLAAKTQGTPSSLSVAKTWRDGIAFDHDNNPATEAISSSMKSIVQSADGFVNTNDRVDIRYGQGPDGELYLFSKRNNMVYLVSNSKPDATDTATLHGAYVRGLMSAEASAAAPADCLLTASPDSAPFYCFSPADRRLMRIEQSGQITWQFPLPGENASNHMESISFVNGHQVAIIADATPSPDDSAFDMSLFEQTGAYVGTYHIIADIENPAGTDFAGVNLDGLNLIVRSGPVRQASDSSLGFTSDVYVYGEHYSARVDADLTLLSGWKKEGAFRARLDSRTGATLNTQLFPALSAAQALSQCAVPINTQVSADSCG
- a CDS encoding FG-GAP repeat domain-containing protein encodes the protein MMNLTNFRYSLILLAILAGCSSSDSTPNTVPDNTGDTDTPLIPGDIDGDSDGDVEAPEVPTASQIIYLDNEAVSLPTGGLFLVSEYIGDLNNDGKGDILADTSTFILGSENSEQDVFASNERISTALELFSATVLDFNGNGVADILLPNYEGNLPQSRFGGFDLVLDRSDLSTPIVFDGTNGGRIKGVEPGQENMSFTSVGDVNGDGRDDLAGYLGGSLTQAGAAMVVLYGANGLPEAENDVTVFSGSAVDRLVPANNVRFEGGRVTYVLPLGDINQDGLDDFALRYSYPQGADVEGDRSFDMLIVYGATDGIVSVEAFDAETSTSAGTRFADSLIQETAGDFNADGVTDLVIASETIEGNRTVYSEGVLLGQDWQSQSSFSAAELAEHTITFTGYGADFGSIKLHSAGDFNGDGFDDLLVEDAARMILIPAGIVGSVNIIDLNDLPAGSVEFRASSETDAVYTYEYLDSQADVNGDGFDDLLVYSQSAGVRVLFGKAQF
- a CDS encoding MFS transporter, giving the protein MRLPVPFSDSSTQNHGRWAIALICIAHFFSHFYMLLLPPLLPVISEAMQISYTQLGFGITMFSLMTGLAQAPMGVFVDRIGAGWVLIIGLALEGLAFSLIGVWPVYGAFVFLMGVAGLGNAVYHPADYAILNAVALPERMGRAFSYHTAAGHFGEAMAPLTVLLLASLYGWQHALMICGLLGVVIAGVLYSRRAWFNTGTESSESAANSASSKAEAVHEATALKVDAAPAPTQPINSKSEAALARRHLLLSRPILMSVAFFIGLTLVGRGVTGFGVTALHEQHGFSLTLAGTLISAWLFASPLGVLAGGRIADGKRDFQKTIVACLLFIAAGISLLAWMTPGIWLSGTLFALCGFASGAIAPSRDMLVRSLTPPGQAGTVFGFVSTGFNLGGIIAPPIFGFLLDRGAANGVFWIVALASLLTVLTVIGSSGKPANKVAHTMA